A single region of the Montipora capricornis isolate CH-2021 chromosome 13, ASM3666992v2, whole genome shotgun sequence genome encodes:
- the LOC138029487 gene encoding uncharacterized protein, producing MASNIAEDQQSRVSCSCSSTCLTKTGRVRQGCPCRTDGKSCTAACKCGTRRKPCKNKPESGGQGTAASSEHQENQQQLRSEEEEGNLENRRVAEFINTLDEQMAKTLAIRALQRGVGSMDYVDSLLLMEPEDESNNSDQEPNVAGDDNTSPLNVPSASTQSIDHEPVPEWCKCSCCRTMPQDMENKCCGRRNCVSQTRRFRKLCLDAEYLLLCAKNTADIRNDRQDSSSRTFRKAAYRNYILDTHGYLGKRKRKVVPSCCVLCIRRHYPSATGIYMGFREH from the exons ATGGCCAGTAATATTGCGGAGGACCAACAG TCAAGAGTCTCCTGCAGTTGTTCTAGTACCTGCTTGACAAAAACTGGGAGGGTACGTCAAGGATGTCCTTGCAGAACAGATGGGAAATCGTGCACTGCGGCTTGTAAGTGCGGAACAAGGAGAAAGCCATGTAAAAACAAG CCTGAAAGCGGGGGTCAAGGAACAGCTGCCTCCAGTGAGCATCAGGAGAATCAACAACAGCTGAGAAGCGAAGAAGAGGAAGGAAATTTGGAGAATCGACGTGTTGCG GAATTTATAAACACTCTTGATGAGCAAATGGCAAAAACATTGGCCATCAGAGCATTACAAAGGGGTGTAGGCAGCATGGATTATGTCGATTCACTTTTACTTATGGAACCAGAAGATGAGAGCAATAACTCTGACCAAGAACCCAATGTTGCTGGCGATGATAATACCTCACCTCTGAATGTGCCATCAGCAAGTACACAATCTATTGACCATGAGCCAGTTCCAGAATGGTGCAAATGTAGTTGCTGTCGTACTATGCCGCAAGACATGGAGAACAAGTGTTGTGGGCGAAGGAATTGTGTTTCGCAAACAAGGCGCTTTCGAAAACTTTGCTTAGATGCAGAATATTTACTGCTTTGTGCCAAAAATACAGCAGATATCCGCAATGACAGACAGGACAGTAGTAGCCGTACTTTCCGTAAGGCTGCATATAGAAACTATATTTTAGATACCCATGGCTACCTgggaaaaaggaagagaaaagttGTTCCCTCTTGTTGTGTACTTTGCATTCGCCGACACTACCCTTCAGCGACAGGTATATATATGGGGTTCCGAGAGCACTGA
- the LOC138030118 gene encoding uncharacterized protein, with the protein MMGSAFPTIFHSLDVWHKAKSIRKCISKIGSAKNMGKISQWADHIINHFWFCCEMASKETGSDEEALRKMKDKWIGLLHHVCNDHDWPGGSCDHGELPEDHSLPWFDRRAKDFEALQKIILDPALLESFKSYIKFRHTGALECANSMSLMYTSKKVSFTKTVYRARKKLTAIDWNYHNDLPNATNEDAETVITRKYNQRTKSWDVRTVKVSKDYGYIWILMAKIFKLRVDDDDSIAREVPLEADDPRLIAPTIAESEPPPSHELLARRKSRFSQFSQTSS; encoded by the exons ATGATGG GAAGTGCCTTTCCAACAATTTTCCATTCTCTAGATGTTTGGCACAAAGCCAAGAGCATTAGAAAATGTATCAGTAAG ATTGGCAGTGCAAAGAACATGGGAAAAATAAGTCAGTGGGCAGACCACATAATTAACCACTTTTGGTTTTGCTGCGAAATGGCCTCCAAAGAAACTGGCAGTGATGAAGAGGCTCTAAGGAAGATGAAG GATAAATGGATTGGCCTATTGCATCATGTCTGCAATGACCATGATTGGCCTGGAGGGAGCTGTGACCATGGTGAGTTACCGGAAGACCATTCTCTCCCATGGTTTGACAGGAGAGCAAAGGATTTTGAAGCACTGCAAAAGATCATTCTTGACCCTGCCCTGCTGGAGAGTTTCAAGTCCTACATCAAATTCAG ACACACCGGTGCTTTGGAATGTGCTAATAGCATGTCTCTTATGTACACATCTAAGAAAGTGTCATTCAC GAAAACAGTTTATAGAGCAAGGAAGAAATTGACTGCTATAGATTGGAACTACCATAATGATCTGCCAAATGCCACAAATGAGGATGCTGAGACTGTGATTACAAGAAAGTATAATCAACGGACAAAATCTTGGGATGTGAGGACAGTAAAAGTGTCCAAAGACTATGGTTACATTTGGATTCTAATGGCAAAGATTTTCAAACTTCgcgttgatgatgatgattcaaTCGCACGGGAGGTTCCACTAGAGGCAGATGATCCGAGACTCATTGCTCCCACCATTGCAGAAAGTGAGCCTCCTCCATCTCATGAGCTCCTTGCGAGAAGGAAAAGTAGattttcacaattttcgcaAACAAGTAGCTGA
- the LOC138029488 gene encoding uncharacterized protein has protein sequence MSTPEGPWGGVRSGSGRKLLSPRSRFVSKGKKKKTKKQWDEDHKRISVARDVHDSWKKIKCMCVYSSDTAFAQHLLSLEMRRRAGLLGIVATKTGVRGRGTEKAALSVQSPRSKRLHLGSSGEIQDPFCPEVTSTPSKSGDVPIQGTPVVLQNRSFDTEVDVTGSEITTVGDTSFIVENGVVSILDNEDDQTSDSYSDTSSDSDDPTFDLNYLGDALRELDEDLDDDSQLLTDSEEDMFYREEESGDEISAMGSSGTTDKDRSASPSPLHLSVATQTDSSTAETPSSPETTTAFPTPQPVPYVKNALRASPFNRIEEQACLSKEITLVVGTKVVCSLDLLMQLFVEKCRHPGCPLATTVDHTLCGTSVLIKWKCSAGHFGKFWSSHKVNGVLANNLQACGAVLLSGNNFAQVERFAKFLGLSFVSRSTFCRAQRVYCIPAINEWWTWQQGIINHELQGQNLVVMGDGQCDSPGFTAKNLCYFLMEMTTGYIIDVEVLDKREVF, from the exons ATGTCGACGCCGGAAGGTCCGTGGGGAGGTGTACGAAGCGGCTCGGGACGAAAGCTGCTTTCGCCTCGAAGCCGGTTTgtatccaaaggaaaaaagaaaaagacaaaaaaacagtgGGATGAGGATCACAAAAGGATATCTGTGGCGAGAGACGTCCATGACAGCTGGAAGAAAATAAAGTGTATGTGTGTGTACTCGTCGGACACGGCCTTCGCTCAACATCTTTTGTCCTTGGAGATGCGAAGAAGAGCGGG tttGCTCGGAATTGTGGCTACCAAAACTGGAGTGCGTGGCCGTGGAACCGAAAAAGCTGCTTTGAGTGTGCAAAGCCCGCGCTCCAAGCGTCTTCATCTGGGATCGTCTGGCGAAATTCAGG ATCCTTTTTGTCCCGAAGTGACATCGACTCCTTCTAAGTCTGGAGACGTGCCAATACAGGGAACTCCCGTAGTTTTACAAAACAGGAG CTTTGATACAGAGGTTGATGTCACAGGCAGTGAAATAACCACTGTTGGTGACACAAGTTTCATTGTAGAGAATGGAGTGGTTTCGATTTTAGATAACGAGGATGATCAGACCAGTGACTCGTACAGTGACACAAGTAGCGACAGTGATGATCCAACATT TGATTTGAATTATCTTGGTGATGCTCTACGGGAGCTTGATGAGGATCTTGACGATGACAGTCAATTATTGACTGACAGTGAAGAAGACATGTTCTACAG GGAAGAAGAATCTGGGGATGAAATAAGTGCCATGGGTTCCTCTGGAACAACTGATAAGGACCGGTCAGCATCGCCATCGCCTCTTCATTTATCTGTAGCTACGCAAACAGATTCTTCTACAGCAGAAACACCTTCCTCTCCAGAAACAACCACAGCCTTTCCCACTCCACAACCAGTCCCTTACGTGAAAAATGCCCTGCGTGCAAGTCCATTTAATCGTATAGAAGAACAGGCTTGCCTTAGCAAGGAAATCACTCTTGTTGTAGGAACAAAAGTTGTTTGTTCCCTCGACCTTCTCATGCAGTTGTTTGTTGAAAAGTGTCGCCACCCTGGTTGTCCGCTAGCAACCACAGTGGACCACACGCTTTGTGGCACTAGTGTTTTGATCAAGTGGAAATGTTCAGCGGGTCATTTTGGGAAATTCTGGAGTTCCCACAAGGTCAATGGGGTCCTGGCTAACAATCTCCAGGCATGTGGTGCTGTCCTTCTGTCTGGTAATAACTTTGCTCAAGTTGAAAGGTTTGCCAAGTTTTTGGGTTTGTCTTTCGTATCAAGGTCGACATTTTGTCGGGCTCAAAGGGTGTATTGCATCCCAGCTATCAATGAGTGGTGGACATGGCAGCAAGGTATTATCAACCATGAGCTGCAAGGCCAAAACCTTGTTGTGATGGGTGATGGCCAGTGTGATTCTCCAGGGTTTACAGCTAAAAACctatgttattttttaatgGAGATGACCACTGGATATATCATTGACGTGGAGGTTCTCGATAAGAGAGAA GTGTTCTGA